One window of Lytechinus variegatus isolate NC3 chromosome 2, Lvar_3.0, whole genome shotgun sequence genomic DNA carries:
- the LOC121409239 gene encoding 14-3-3 family protein artA-like isoform X1, whose translation MAEQREEHPKNQENSQILSDSERWETVELAKFAEMTERYEEMVSYMKTVANSSDEDLSVEERNLLSVAYKNVIGARRASWRIVSSIEQKEKDKTKEGDPDKVEEVKKVRLEIEKELKDICEDILNLLRDSLKKNAKENESKVFYHKMEGDYQRYLAEFLVTDQRKEASDASLKAYKSASEIAGSGLPPTHPIRLGLALNFSVFYYEIMNSPDRACRLAKTAFDDAIAELDALNEDSYKDSTLIMQLLRDNLTLWTSDLPKNDGTEKPDIEDLEDTQQQEAS comes from the exons ATGGCGGAGCAGAGAGAGGAACATCCAAAAAACCAAGAAAACTCTCAGATATTGAGTGACTCTGAAAGGTGGGAAACGGTGGAGTTGGCCAAGTTCGCTGAAATGACGGAAAGATATGAAG aaATGGTTAGCTATATGAAAACGGTGGCCAATTCAAGTGATGAAGATTTATCAGTAGAAGAAAGGAACCTTCTGTCAGTAGCTTACAAGAATGTAATAGGAGCAAGACGTGCTTCATGGCGCATTGTCAGCAGCATTGAgcagaaagaaaaagataaaacgAAAGAAGGTGACCCAGACAAAGTAGAGGAGGTCAAAAAGGTCAGATTAGAG ATTGAGAAGGAGCTGAAAGACATCTGTGAAGACATCCTAAACCTTCTACGGgattccttgaaaaaaaatgctaaagaAAATGAGTCTAAAGTATTTTACCATAAAAT GGAGGGAGACTACCAACGATATCTAGCAGAGTTCTTGGTCACGGATCAACGTAAGGAAGCTTCAGATGCCAGTCTTAAAGCATACAAAAGTGCTAGTGAAATTGCAGGATCAGGTTTACCACCAACACATCCTATTAG GTTGGGCCTGGCACTCAACTTCAGCGTGTTCTATTATGAGATCATGAATTCCCCAGACCGTGCCTGTCGCCTGGCCAAGACTGCATTCGATGATGCCATCGCAGAGCTAGATGCTCTCAATGAGGATAGCTACAAGGATTCAACCCTGATAATGCAGCTCTTGAGGGACAACCTAACGCTATGGACTTCTGATCTTCCTA AGAATGATGGAACGGAGAAGCCAGACATAGAGGACCTTGAAGATACGCAACAGCAGGAAGCATCTTAA
- the LOC121409239 gene encoding 14-3-3 family protein artA-like isoform X2, with translation MENKGAASSSTRDENVYMAKLAEQAERYDEMVSYMKTVANSSDEDLSVEERNLLSVAYKNVIGARRASWRIVSSIEQKEKDKTKEGDPDKVEEVKKVRLEIEKELKDICEDILNLLRDSLKKNAKENESKVFYHKMEGDYQRYLAEFLVTDQRKEASDASLKAYKSASEIAGSGLPPTHPIRLGLALNFSVFYYEIMNSPDRACRLAKTAFDDAIAELDALNEDSYKDSTLIMQLLRDNLTLWTSDLPKNDGTEKPDIEDLEDTQQQEAS, from the exons ATGGAAAATAAAGGTGCGGCAAGTTCAAGTACACGAGATGAAAATGTATATATGGCTAAGCTCGCCGAGCAAGCCGAAAGATATGATG aaATGGTTAGCTATATGAAAACGGTGGCCAATTCAAGTGATGAAGATTTATCAGTAGAAGAAAGGAACCTTCTGTCAGTAGCTTACAAGAATGTAATAGGAGCAAGACGTGCTTCATGGCGCATTGTCAGCAGCATTGAgcagaaagaaaaagataaaacgAAAGAAGGTGACCCAGACAAAGTAGAGGAGGTCAAAAAGGTCAGATTAGAG ATTGAGAAGGAGCTGAAAGACATCTGTGAAGACATCCTAAACCTTCTACGGgattccttgaaaaaaaatgctaaagaAAATGAGTCTAAAGTATTTTACCATAAAAT GGAGGGAGACTACCAACGATATCTAGCAGAGTTCTTGGTCACGGATCAACGTAAGGAAGCTTCAGATGCCAGTCTTAAAGCATACAAAAGTGCTAGTGAAATTGCAGGATCAGGTTTACCACCAACACATCCTATTAG GTTGGGCCTGGCACTCAACTTCAGCGTGTTCTATTATGAGATCATGAATTCCCCAGACCGTGCCTGTCGCCTGGCCAAGACTGCATTCGATGATGCCATCGCAGAGCTAGATGCTCTCAATGAGGATAGCTACAAGGATTCAACCCTGATAATGCAGCTCTTGAGGGACAACCTAACGCTATGGACTTCTGATCTTCCTA AGAATGATGGAACGGAGAAGCCAGACATAGAGGACCTTGAAGATACGCAACAGCAGGAAGCATCTTAA